One genomic segment of Kocuria rhizophila DC2201 includes these proteins:
- a CDS encoding RluA family pseudouridine synthase: MTAERTRPTGSEPQFDTTRFTVPPEQDGLRLDAAVAAWTGLSRSAAAQLCAEQRVSHRGSPVAKSHRVAVSETYTVEVPVPEDPHRIAPQHVPDLRLVHVEPSYVVVDKPAGVAAHPSPGWKGPTVVGALAGAGISVATSGAPERQGIVHRLDVGTSGLMVVAREEGAYSQLKRAFKERTVTKVYHAVVQGIPDPLKGTIDAPIGRHPGHEWRFAVMEDGRNSVTHYEVLEAFGRASLVEVHLETGRTHQIRVHFSALQYPCCGDLTYGADPALSAGLGLTRQWLHAKRLGFTSPATGQHVEYESPYPTDLAYAVETLREGGPRL, from the coding sequence GTGACCGCTGAGCGCACGCGCCCCACGGGTTCCGAGCCGCAGTTCGACACCACCCGCTTCACGGTCCCCCCGGAGCAGGACGGACTGCGGCTCGACGCCGCCGTGGCCGCCTGGACGGGGCTCTCCCGCTCGGCGGCCGCGCAGCTGTGCGCCGAGCAGCGCGTGAGCCACCGGGGCAGCCCCGTGGCCAAGTCCCACCGCGTGGCGGTGTCCGAGACGTACACCGTGGAGGTTCCCGTCCCGGAGGACCCGCACCGGATCGCGCCGCAGCACGTGCCGGACCTGCGGCTCGTGCACGTGGAGCCCTCCTACGTGGTGGTCGACAAGCCCGCCGGTGTCGCGGCGCACCCCTCACCGGGGTGGAAGGGGCCCACGGTGGTCGGTGCCCTGGCCGGGGCGGGGATCTCCGTGGCCACCTCGGGCGCTCCCGAGCGGCAGGGGATCGTGCACCGTCTGGACGTGGGCACCTCCGGGCTCATGGTGGTGGCCCGGGAGGAGGGCGCCTACTCCCAGCTCAAGCGGGCGTTCAAGGAGCGCACGGTCACCAAGGTTTACCACGCGGTGGTCCAGGGCATCCCGGACCCCCTGAAGGGGACCATCGACGCCCCCATCGGACGCCACCCGGGCCACGAGTGGCGCTTCGCGGTCATGGAGGACGGGCGGAACTCGGTGACCCACTACGAGGTGCTCGAGGCCTTCGGGCGTGCCTCCCTGGTGGAGGTGCACCTGGAGACCGGGCGCACCCACCAGATCCGCGTGCACTTCAGTGCCCTGCAGTACCCGTGCTGCGGGGACCTCACCTATGGCGCGGATCCGGCCCTCTCCGCCGGGCTGGGGCTGACCCGGCAGTGGCTGCACGCCAAGCGCCTGGGCTTCACGAGCCCCGCCACGGGCCAGCACGTGGAGTACGAGAGCCCGTACCCCACGGACCTCGCCTACGCCGTGGAGACGCTGCGCGAGGGCGGACCCCGGCTGTGA
- the lspA gene encoding signal peptidase II has protein sequence MTDHAPAAVAPVLGRTGRRCAVASLFVAAALLAADQLVKLWVVHHLAVGEQHPVVPGLLWWEHIRNSGGAFSLGSGSTWFFTLVMAVVAVLILWTLRRVRDPWWAVALGLVLGGTLGNLADRLFRDPGFGVGHVVDFIAVPHFAIFNVADCGVVTGIALVLVLIVTDRDLEASRDR, from the coding sequence GTGACCGATCACGCACCCGCAGCGGTGGCCCCCGTCCTCGGACGGACGGGCCGCCGCTGCGCCGTTGCCAGCCTCTTCGTGGCCGCCGCCCTGCTCGCCGCAGACCAGCTCGTCAAGCTCTGGGTGGTCCACCACCTGGCCGTCGGGGAGCAGCACCCGGTGGTGCCCGGCCTGCTGTGGTGGGAGCACATCCGCAACAGCGGAGGCGCGTTCTCGCTGGGCTCCGGGTCCACGTGGTTCTTCACCCTGGTGATGGCGGTGGTGGCGGTGCTGATCCTGTGGACGCTGCGCCGGGTGCGCGATCCCTGGTGGGCCGTGGCCCTGGGGCTCGTGCTCGGCGGCACGCTGGGCAACCTCGCGGACCGGCTGTTCCGGGATCCCGGCTTCGGTGTGGGCCACGTGGTGGACTTCATCGCCGTGCCGCACTTCGCGATCTTCAACGTCGCTGACTGCGGGGTGGTCACGGGCATCGCCCTGGTGCTCGTGCTGATCGTGACCGACCGTGACCTGGAGGCGTCCCGTGACCGCTGA
- a CDS encoding DivIVA domain-containing protein — MALTAEDVINKRFQPTKFREGYDQDEVDDFLDEVVVELRRLNQENETLRKQVETLGGQPETASADETGHAAGATTVAASQSTAHDDAASVSEPVAAPAEETTPVETTSAATSAAPAPATSPTGTAASDPATAESSQSAAAVLAMAQKLHDDYVSQGQAERERLITEGRTQADHLVAEGKRTKEQTLSALETEKVDLEAAVAQLRTFEADYRSNLKSFLNGQLRDLDNTGSLAPTDASKAVTGKRTGTK; from the coding sequence ATGGCTTTGACAGCAGAAGACGTCATCAACAAGCGGTTCCAGCCCACCAAGTTCCGTGAGGGCTACGACCAGGACGAGGTCGACGACTTCCTCGACGAGGTGGTCGTGGAGCTGCGTCGGCTGAACCAGGAGAACGAGACCCTGCGCAAGCAGGTGGAGACCCTCGGCGGGCAGCCCGAGACCGCGTCCGCCGACGAGACCGGCCACGCCGCCGGCGCCACCACGGTCGCCGCCTCCCAGTCCACCGCGCACGATGACGCCGCTTCGGTCTCCGAGCCCGTTGCCGCTCCCGCCGAGGAGACCACCCCGGTGGAGACCACGAGCGCGGCCACGAGCGCCGCCCCCGCCCCGGCGACGTCGCCCACCGGCACCGCGGCGTCGGACCCCGCCACGGCCGAGTCCTCGCAGTCCGCCGCAGCGGTGCTCGCCATGGCCCAGAAGCTGCACGACGACTACGTCTCGCAGGGCCAGGCCGAGCGTGAGCGGCTGATCACCGAGGGCCGCACCCAGGCCGACCACCTCGTGGCCGAGGGCAAGCGCACCAAGGAGCAGACTCTGTCGGCGCTCGAGACCGAGAAGGTGGACCTCGAGGCGGCCGTCGCGCAGCTGCGCACCTTCGAGGCTGACTACCGCAGCAACCTCAAGAGCTTCCTCAACGGGCAGCTGCGGGACCTGGACAACACCGGTTCGCTCGCGCCCACGGACGCCTCCAAGGCCGTGACCGGCAAGCGCACGGGCACCAAGTAA
- a CDS encoding YggT family protein has protein sequence MHLALSIVYLVVHVLYIALLGRLVLDWVQMFARGWRPRGVALVAASTIYSLTDPPMNALRRLVPPLRFGGVALDLGFLILVFVISILQSLVAGLLLRV, from the coding sequence GTGCACCTCGCGCTGTCGATCGTCTACCTGGTGGTCCACGTCCTGTACATCGCCCTGCTGGGGCGGCTCGTGCTGGACTGGGTCCAGATGTTCGCGCGCGGGTGGCGGCCCCGGGGCGTGGCCCTGGTGGCGGCGTCCACGATCTACTCGCTGACCGATCCCCCCATGAACGCCCTGCGCCGGCTCGTGCCGCCGCTGCGCTTCGGCGGGGTGGCACTGGATCTGGGCTTCCTGATCCTGGTGTTCGTCATCAGCATCCTGCAGTCTCTCGTGGCCGGTCTGCTGCTGCGGGTGTGA
- a CDS encoding cell division protein SepF has translation MAGALRRTMVYLGLAESDDEYISDETPRPRDTPQSAGGSSAAVSESGSTSVARRSPEYRAPVTPIKRAPSSREDENELRTITTVHPRSYNDAKSIGEAFRDGTPVIMNVSDMGEAEAKRLVDFAAGLVFALHGSIERVTAKVFLLTPSFVEVRDQGHSDDIDEEPASLEQVEG, from the coding sequence ATGGCCGGAGCGCTGCGTCGCACCATGGTGTATCTCGGGCTGGCCGAGAGCGACGACGAGTACATCTCCGATGAAACCCCCCGCCCTCGGGACACCCCCCAGAGCGCCGGCGGCTCCTCCGCCGCCGTGAGCGAGAGCGGCAGCACCTCCGTGGCGCGCCGTTCCCCCGAGTACAGAGCCCCCGTGACCCCCATCAAGCGGGCTCCCAGTTCCCGAGAGGACGAGAACGAATTGCGCACCATCACCACCGTGCATCCCCGGTCCTACAACGACGCCAAGTCGATCGGGGAGGCCTTCCGGGACGGGACCCCCGTGATCATGAACGTCTCCGACATGGGCGAGGCCGAGGCCAAGCGGCTCGTGGACTTCGCCGCCGGCCTCGTGTTCGCCCTGCACGGTTCCATCGAGCGCGTCACCGCCAAGGTGTTCCTGCTGACCCCGTCCTTCGTGGAGGTCCGGGACCAGGGCCACAGCGACGACATCGACGAGGAGCCCGCGTCCCTCGAACAGGTCGAGGGCTGA
- a CDS encoding YggS family pyridoxal phosphate enzyme produces the protein MSEHHDPDAVNHEPGSPGNDVRGNDVHEGGPAESGARRTAELAQRLSAVRRRILDAAAQRPEDRSHGGELPSLVVVTKFFPAQDVLRLRELGVRAVGENKDQEAGPKAAEVAEELALREPSVTPPVWHFVGQLQSNKAKHVVRYASWVHSVDRPSLVTALGKAVRNHRDAVAAGDAAPGPCATRDLTCLVQVDVDPHAAEQGGRGGAHPDAVAELADAIAGTEGLSLGGVMTVAPRGARPEEAFERLWEISQRLQRRHPDARAVSAGMSGDLEAAVGAGATHVRIGSDVLGARPAVR, from the coding sequence GTGAGCGAGCACCACGACCCCGACGCCGTGAACCACGAGCCCGGATCCCCCGGGAACGACGTCCGGGGGAACGATGTCCACGAGGGGGGCCCTGCCGAGAGCGGTGCACGGCGCACCGCCGAGCTGGCCCAGCGGCTGTCCGCCGTGCGGCGCCGGATCCTGGACGCGGCGGCCCAGCGCCCCGAGGACCGCTCCCACGGCGGTGAGCTGCCCTCTCTCGTGGTGGTCACCAAGTTCTTCCCCGCGCAGGACGTCCTGCGGCTGCGCGAGCTGGGCGTGCGCGCCGTGGGGGAGAACAAGGACCAGGAGGCGGGACCCAAGGCCGCGGAGGTGGCCGAGGAACTGGCCCTGCGCGAGCCGTCCGTGACCCCGCCCGTGTGGCACTTCGTGGGCCAGCTGCAGTCCAACAAGGCCAAGCACGTGGTGCGCTACGCCTCCTGGGTGCACTCCGTGGACCGCCCCTCGCTCGTGACCGCGCTCGGGAAGGCGGTCCGCAACCACCGGGACGCGGTCGCCGCGGGGGACGCCGCACCCGGTCCGTGCGCCACCCGGGACCTCACGTGCCTCGTGCAGGTGGACGTGGACCCGCACGCCGCCGAGCAGGGCGGCCGCGGGGGAGCGCACCCGGACGCCGTCGCCGAGCTCGCGGACGCGATCGCGGGCACCGAGGGCCTCTCCCTGGGTGGTGTGATGACCGTGGCACCGCGCGGGGCCCGCCCCGAGGAAGCCTTCGAACGGCTCTGGGAGATCTCCCAGCGGCTGCAGCGCCGGCACCCGGACGCGCGTGCCGTCTCGGCCGGGATGAGCGGTGACCTGGAGGCCGCCGTGGGGGCCGGTGCCACGCACGTGCGCATCGGCTCCGATGTCCTCGGGGCCCGCCCCGCGGTGCGGTAG
- a CDS encoding polyphenol oxidase family protein — MWFRTEHDAVGVAFTSVAEGNLAAHTGDEPAEVARRRRDLERVLGSGPVRYVRQVHGTEVVDVTATDVPDTAPEADAAVSTDGTPLGILTADCLPVVLVGRGEGGPAPLLGVAHAGRRGLLDGVLQNAVHALRERGAREVTAWIGPAVCGSCYEVPEAMAQDAERSLPGIATTTSWGTPGLDLPAAARAVLEAHGVRIDPACDDRRAWCTLEHPDLFSYRRGATPGRIAGLVWPLARKEHA, encoded by the coding sequence ATGTGGTTCCGCACCGAGCACGACGCCGTGGGCGTCGCCTTCACGAGCGTCGCGGAGGGGAACCTGGCTGCCCACACGGGTGACGAGCCCGCCGAGGTGGCGCGGCGGCGTCGTGACCTGGAACGGGTGCTGGGATCGGGACCGGTGCGCTACGTGCGACAGGTGCACGGCACCGAGGTCGTGGACGTCACCGCCACGGACGTCCCGGACACCGCACCCGAGGCGGACGCGGCGGTGAGCACGGACGGCACCCCGCTGGGGATCCTCACCGCGGACTGCCTGCCCGTGGTGCTCGTGGGGCGCGGCGAGGGCGGCCCGGCACCGCTGCTCGGGGTGGCACACGCCGGGCGCCGCGGTCTGCTGGACGGTGTGCTGCAGAACGCCGTGCACGCCCTGCGCGAGCGGGGGGCGCGGGAGGTCACCGCGTGGATCGGGCCCGCCGTGTGCGGGTCCTGCTACGAGGTGCCCGAGGCCATGGCGCAGGATGCCGAGCGGTCCCTGCCGGGCATCGCCACCACCACCTCGTGGGGCACCCCGGGGCTGGACCTGCCCGCGGCCGCGCGGGCGGTCCTCGAGGCGCACGGCGTGCGGATCGACCCGGCGTGCGACGACCGCCGGGCGTGGTGCACGCTCGAGCACCCGGACCTCTTCTCGTACCGCCGGGGCGCCACCCCGGGACGCATCGCGGGCCTCGTGTGGCCCCTGGCCAGGAAGGAGCACGCGTGA
- the ftsZ gene encoding cell division protein FtsZ yields the protein MDSSTPQNYLAVIKVVGIGGGGVNAVNRMIEEGLRGVEFIAINTDAQALLMSDADVKLDVGRELTRGLGAGANPDVGRQAAEDHEEEIQEVLKGADMVFVTAGEGGGTGTGGAPVVARIARSLGALTIGVVTRPFTFEGRRRSNQAENGIETLRDEVDTLIVIPNDRLLSISDRNVSMLDAFKSADQVLLSGVSGITDLITTPGLINLDFADVKSVMQGAGSALMGIGSAQGEDRAVKAAELAIASPLLEASIDGAHGVLLSIQGGSDLGLFEINEAARLVQEVAHPEANIIFGAVIDDALGDQARVTVIAAGFDSVSQETNANNSSPAQRQAESTRAAFGGDASRPSGLGRSPQRGGNSYGAPAAGFGSRQGQGQDDDIPDDAGFDVDLPAEADAPSSSNTSARKDSLDFPDFLK from the coding sequence ATGGACTCCTCAACCCCCCAGAACTACTTGGCCGTCATCAAGGTGGTCGGCATCGGCGGCGGCGGTGTCAACGCCGTGAACCGCATGATCGAGGAAGGCCTGCGCGGCGTCGAGTTCATTGCCATCAACACGGACGCCCAGGCGCTGCTGATGTCCGACGCGGACGTCAAGCTCGACGTCGGCCGCGAGCTGACCCGCGGCCTCGGTGCCGGGGCCAACCCGGACGTGGGGCGCCAGGCCGCCGAGGACCACGAGGAGGAGATCCAGGAGGTGCTCAAGGGCGCCGACATGGTCTTCGTGACCGCCGGCGAGGGCGGCGGCACCGGCACGGGCGGCGCTCCCGTGGTGGCGCGCATCGCCCGGTCCCTGGGTGCGCTGACCATCGGCGTGGTCACCCGTCCGTTCACCTTCGAGGGCCGCCGCCGCTCCAACCAGGCGGAGAACGGCATCGAGACCCTGCGGGACGAGGTGGACACGCTCATCGTGATCCCCAACGACCGCCTGCTATCCATCTCGGACCGCAACGTCTCCATGCTGGACGCGTTCAAGTCCGCGGATCAGGTGCTGCTCTCGGGCGTCTCCGGCATCACCGACCTGATCACCACCCCCGGCCTGATCAACCTGGACTTCGCGGACGTCAAGTCCGTGATGCAGGGCGCGGGCTCCGCGCTCATGGGCATCGGCTCCGCGCAGGGCGAGGACCGCGCCGTGAAGGCGGCGGAGCTCGCGATCGCCTCGCCGCTGCTGGAGGCGTCCATCGACGGCGCCCACGGCGTGCTGCTCTCCATCCAGGGCGGCTCGGACCTCGGGCTGTTCGAGATCAACGAGGCCGCCCGCCTGGTCCAGGAGGTGGCCCACCCGGAGGCGAACATCATCTTCGGTGCCGTGATCGACGACGCCCTGGGCGACCAGGCGCGCGTGACCGTGATCGCCGCCGGCTTCGACTCCGTGTCCCAGGAGACCAACGCGAACAACTCCTCGCCGGCGCAGCGCCAGGCGGAGAGCACCCGTGCCGCGTTCGGCGGGGACGCCTCCCGTCCGTCCGGGCTGGGCCGTTCGCCCCAGCGCGGCGGCAACTCCTACGGCGCTCCGGCCGCAGGCTTCGGCTCGCGCCAGGGCCAGGGCCAGGACGACGACATCCCCGACGACGCCGGGTTCGACGTGGACCTGCCCGCCGAGGCGGACGCGCCGTCCTCGTCGAACACCTCCGCGCGCAAGGACTCCCTGGACTTCCCGGACTTCCTGAAGTGA